The DNA segment TCTACACCCTGAGTTGTCTTAAAGTCTCCAGCGGTAACTACGCCTGATTTATTTACGTATAGTTCCAAATCTAGTCTATCTATACCTTTATCAAGTTTTATCGCAACTTTCTTCAAATTAGAAACAATTTCAACAACATCTTCTTTGACATCTTCTAAAGTAGAGTACTCATGCAATACATTAGCGATGTTTAATTTAATTATAGATGCACCTGATAGTGAAGATAATAAAACCCTTCTAATAGAGTTACCAAGGATATGAGCCATACCTTTTTCTACAGGAGAAAGTTGAACTTTATAACCAAAAGCTCCTAAATCTTCTTTAAGCTGTATATTAGGTACAAATTCCTGCTTTGAATTATTATTACTCACTAAAAAATCTCCTTGATATAAGGCTATAAACGAGTCAATAAAAAATAATAATAAAATTACTACTTAGAGTAAAGCTCGATGATCAATTGTTCATTTATGTCTGCTGGTAACTCAGATCTATCTGGTGAAGATGTCATAGTACCTTCTAATGAATCAGTATTAACATCAATCCAAGAAAGCTCTTTTCTATGTCTAGCAAGTTCTACAGCATTTTGAATTCTTAGTTGTTTTTTAGCTTTTTCTCTGACTGCAACTACATCACCAGCTTTTACTTGAGCAGATGGAACATTGCAAATATGTCCATTTACCATGATACCTTTATGAACTACTAACTGTCTTGCTTCTGCGCGCGTAGCCGCGAAGCCCATTCTGTAAACAACATTGTCTAATCTCGACTCTAACAGCTCTAACAATGTAGCACCAGTGTTACCTTTTCTTCTGCTAGCTTCGATATAGTATTTTTTAAATTGTCCTTCTAAAACACCATACATACGACGCACTTTTTGTTTTTCTCTTAACTGTAAACCATAGTCAGACATACGCGCTCTTCTTGCTCCATGCTGACCTGGCGCAGTATTAATTCTACATTTTTCATCGTTAGCTTTTATACCACTTTTTAAAAATAAGTCAGTACCTTCTCTTCTAGAAAGCTTACATTTTGGTCCTAGATATCTAGCCATTATTAATTTCCCTTTTAAATATTAAACACGACGTTTCTTAGGAGGACGGCAACCATTATGAGGTAATGGAGTCACATCTGTTATGCTTGTTACCTTTAAGTTTTTAGCATTTAAAGCTCTAACAGCAGAGTCTCTACCTGAACCTGGTCCTTTTACTAAGACATCTACGTTTTTTACACCATACTCAAGAGCCATATCAGCAGCTCTCTCAGCTGCAACCTGAGCAGCGAAAGGTGTACTTTTCCTCGAACCTCTAAAGCCACTACCACCAGAAGTTGCCCAAGATAAAGCATTACCTTGTCTATCTGTAATAGTTACTATAGTGTTATTAAAAGATGAGTAAATATGAGCAACTGCATCAGTAACTACTCTTTTTACTTTTTTCTTTGATGATCTAATAGACTTAGCCATATAATCTACCCTTTAATCTTATAATTATAATTGTATTTACGCCTTAATTGGCTTTCTTGGACCCTTACGAGTACGTGCATTAGTCTTTGTTCTTTGTCCTCTTACAGGAAGGCTACGACGATGTCTTCTACCTCTAAAGCATCCTAAGTCCATAAGTCTTTTTATGTCCATAGAAACTTCACGGCGTAAATCACCTTCTACCGTAAATTTAGCAACCTCTGTTCTTAAAGATTCAACTTGCTCTTCAGTCAAATCTTTGACTTTAACAGTTGGATTTACATTGCAAGACTGGCAAATTTGTTGTGCTCTTGTTTTACCTATTCCATAAATTGAAGTTAATCCTATCACTGTATGCTTATGAACAGGAATATTAACACCAGCTATACGAGCCATCTACTTCACTCCTAATAATTATTCTTAATTTTGTTGCTATCTAATGCAATTTCTAACTTGCTAGGATAACTTTTAAAAAACAAATAATCAAGCTTTATTTAAACTATGCTTGACTGACTAACCTTGTCTTTGCTTATGTCTAGGTTCTGTGCATATCACACGAACTACTCTATTGCGCTTGATAAATTTACAGTTTCTACACATTTTTTTAACTGAAGCTCTAACTTTCATTACAATTTCTCCAAAATTATTTCTCTATTTTTTCTTACCACTAAGATTTGCTTTTTTAAGTAAAGAATCATATTGCGTTGACATCATATGCGATCTAACTTGAGCCATAAAGTCCATTATAACAACTACCACAATCAGTAAAGACGTACCACCAAATGTGAATGATAATCCTTGAGCAAAGAACTTCACTACAAAAATTGGCAATAAACATATAGCTGCAATATACAGTGAACCAACCAAAGTTAATCTAGTCATAACTGCATCTATATACTTAGCTGTTTGCTCACCAGGTCTCACACCAGATATGTAAGCGCCTGATTTCTTTAAATTATCTGCTGTCTCTTTTGGATTAAAGACTAATGAAGTATAAAAGAAACAGAAAAATATAATTGTCGCAGCAAAAACTACTGTATAAACTATACTGCCTGGTTGCAGCATTTCCGCAACATCTGCTAACCAGCTAAGTGAGTTATAGTTAGATAACCACCCAAACAACACGCCAGGAACCATCAATATTGATGATGCAAAAATCGCTGGAATTACACCTGCCATATTTAGTTTTAATGGTAAATGACTAGTCTGAGCAGCAAACATTTTTCTACCCTGCTGTCTCTTAGCATAGTTTACTGTAATTTTTCTTTGAGCACTTTCCATAAATACTACAAATGCAATAACTAATAGTAATAAA comes from the Francisella persica ATCC VR-331 genome and includes:
- the rpmJ gene encoding 50S ribosomal protein L36, whose translation is MKVRASVKKMCRNCKFIKRNRVVRVICTEPRHKQRQG
- the rpsK gene encoding 30S ribosomal protein S11, with product MAKSIRSSKKKVKRVVTDAVAHIYSSFNNTIVTITDRQGNALSWATSGGSGFRGSRKSTPFAAQVAAERAADMALEYGVKNVDVLVKGPGSGRDSAVRALNAKNLKVTSITDVTPLPHNGCRPPKKRRV
- the rpsD gene encoding 30S ribosomal protein S4, with product MARYLGPKCKLSRREGTDLFLKSGIKANDEKCRINTAPGQHGARRARMSDYGLQLREKQKVRRMYGVLEGQFKKYYIEASRRKGNTGATLLELLESRLDNVVYRMGFAATRAEARQLVVHKGIMVNGHICNVPSAQVKAGDVVAVREKAKKQLRIQNAVELARHRKELSWIDVNTDSLEGTMTSSPDRSELPADINEQLIIELYSK
- the secY gene encoding preprotein translocase subunit SecY, translating into MSKCNSVSGTTGELKSRLFFIVIAILVFRLGVYIPIPNIDSTKLVEIISNQHSSSGGLISMFNMFSGGALTQMSIFALGVMPYISASIIFQMLSAIYPKFVELKKEGESGQKKITQYTRYLTLTLAIVQSFGIVAFVLHQDGLVTTNNIALFYLTTIVSVTTGSMFLMWLGEQITERGVGNGISLLIFSGIVANLPFEISNTLSQASQHVISYLSVWVLLILLLLVIAFVVFMESAQRKITVNYAKRQQGRKMFAAQTSHLPLKLNMAGVIPAIFASSILMVPGVLFGWLSNYNSLSWLADVAEMLQPGSIVYTVVFAATIIFFCFFYTSLVFNPKETADNLKKSGAYISGVRPGEQTAKYIDAVMTRLTLVGSLYIAAICLLPIFVVKFFAQGLSFTFGGTSLLIVVVVIMDFMAQVRSHMMSTQYDSLLKKANLSGKKK
- the rpsM gene encoding 30S ribosomal protein S13 — translated: MARIAGVNIPVHKHTVIGLTSIYGIGKTRAQQICQSCNVNPTVKVKDLTEEQVESLRTEVAKFTVEGDLRREVSMDIKRLMDLGCFRGRRHRRSLPVRGQRTKTNARTRKGPRKPIKA